One Hevea brasiliensis isolate MT/VB/25A 57/8 chromosome 5, ASM3005281v1, whole genome shotgun sequence genomic region harbors:
- the LOC110656064 gene encoding uncharacterized mitochondrial protein AtMg00810 isoform X4, which translates to MQKSKCDHSVFYRQSEVGLILLVVYVDDIIITGSDSAGISSLKTFLQTQFQTKDFGLLKYFLSIEVMRSKKGIFLSQRKYVLDLLTETGKLGAKPCSAPMTSTLQLLAGDSELFEDPERYRRLIGKLNYLTVTRPDIAYAVSAVSQFMSSPTVAHWEALGQILCYLKGASGRGLLYGNHGHLNVECFSDADWAGSKVDRRSITGYCVFVGGNLVSWRSKKQSVVSRSSAESEYRAMAQSVCEVMWILQLLDETGFKTPLPAKLWCDNQAALHIASNPVFHERTKHIEIDCHFIREKIQQQIISTGYIKTGEQLGDIFTKALNGARIEYICNKLGMVNIYPPT; encoded by the coding sequence atgcaaaagagtaagtgtgatcactcagtattttataggcaatctgaggttggtttaattctcctggtagtctatgtggatgatattatcatcactgggagtgactctgcaggtatttcatctcttaaaaccttcctccaaacccagtttcagaccaaagactttggattattaaagtattttttgagtattgaagttatgagaagtaagaagggtattttcttgtctcaaagaaaatatgtcctcgatctattgacagagacaggaaaattaggtgctaagccttgtagtgcaccaatgacttcaactttacaactgttagcaggcgatagtgagttgtttgaagatccagagagatacaggagattgataggaaaattgaactaccttacagtcactcgtcctgacattgcttatgctgtTAGTgcggtaagtcagtttatgtcttccccaactgttgctcattgggaagccttgggacaaatcttgtgttatttaAAGGGAGCttcaggaagaggtttgttatatggtaatcatgggcatttgaatgttgaatgtttttcagatgccgactgggctggatctaaggttgacaggaggtcaattactggatattgcgtttttgttggaggaaatttggtgtcttggagaagcaagaagcagagtgtagtttctcgatctagtgctgaatctgaatatagagccatggcacaatcagtatgtgaggtaatgtggatacttcaattactagatgagacaggttttaagactcccctgcctgcgaaattatggtgtgataatcaagctgctctccatattgcttctaatccggtatttcatgagcggaccaaacatattgagattgattgtcactttattcgtgaaaagattcaacaacagatcatctcaacaggatatATTAAAACTGGAGAGcaattaggagatattttcaccaaagctctgaatggagctaggattgaatacatttgtaacaagttgggcatggtTAACATCTAtcctccaacttga